The following proteins are encoded in a genomic region of Zea mays cultivar B73 chromosome 9, Zm-B73-REFERENCE-NAM-5.0, whole genome shotgun sequence:
- the LOC103637824 gene encoding probable auxin efflux carrier component 1c, with amino-acid sequence MITGTDFYHVMTAMVPLYVAMILAYGSVRWWRIFTPDQCSGINRFVALFAVPLLSFHFISTNNPYTMNIRFIAADTLQKLIVLALLTAWSYLSRRGCLEWTITLFSLSTLPNTLVMGIPLLKGMYGDFSGSLMVQIVVLQCIIWYTLMLFMFEYRGARILITEQFPDTAGAIASIVVDPDVVSLDGRNDAIETEAEVKEDGKIHVTVRRSNASRSDIYSRRSMGFSSTTPRPSNLTNAEIYSLQSSRNPTPRGSSFNHTDFYSMVGRSSNFAAGDAFGLRTGATPRPSNYEEDPQGKANKYGQYPAPNPAMAAQPAKGLKKAANGQAKGEDGKDLHMFVWSSSASPVSDVFGNGAAEYNDAAAVKEVRMAVASPRKVAADGRKERGEDFAERDDFSFGNRGAAERDAEAGDEKAAAAAAAAQGNAGAVAAPAAMPPTSVMTRLILIMVWRKLIRNPNTYSSLIGLIWSLVCFRWNFEMPAIILKSISILSDAGLGMAMFSLGLFMALQPRIIACGNKVATFAMAVRFLTGPAVMAAASFAVGLRGTLLHVAIVQAALPQGIVPFVFAKEYGVHPDILSTAVIFGMLIALPITLVYYILMGL; translated from the exons ATGATCACCGGCACGGACTTCTACCACGTCATGACGGCCATGGTGCCGTTGTACGTTGCCATGATCCTGGCGTACGGATCCGTCAGGTGGTGGCGCATCTTCACGCCGGACCAGTGCTCGGGGATCAACCGCTTCGTGGCGCTCTTCGCCGTGCCGCTGCTGTCCTTCCACTTCATCTCCACCAACAACCCCTACACCATGAACATCCGGTTCATCGCCGCCGACACGCTGCAGAAGCTGATCGTCCTGGCGCTGCTCACTGCATGGAGCTACCTCTCCCGCCGGGGCTGCCTCGAGTGGACCATCACGCTCTTCTCCCTGTCGACGCTGCCCAACACGCTGGTGATGGGCATCCCGCTGCTCAAGGGCATGTACGGCGACTTCTCCGGCAGCCTCATGGTGCAGATCGTGGTGCTCCAGTGCATCATCTGGTACACGCTGATGCTGTTCATGTTCGAGTACCGCGGCGCCAGGATCCTCATCACCGAGCAGTTCCCCGACACGGCGGGCGCCATCGCCTCCATCGTGGTGGACCCCGACGTGGTGTCGCTGGACGGGCGCAACGACGCCATCGAGACGGAGGCCGAGGTGAAGGAGGACGGCAAGATACACGTCACCGTGCGGCGCTCCAACGCGTCGCGCTCGGACATCTACTCCCGGCGGTCCATGGGGTTCTCCAGCACCACGCCGCGGCCCAGCAACCTGACCAACGCCGAGATCTACTCGCTGCAGTCGTCGAGGAACCCCACGCCGCGGGGCTCCAGCTTCAACCACACCGACTTCTACTCCATGGTCGGCCGCAGCTCCAACTTCGCCGCCGGGGACGCGTTCGGCCTGCGCACGGGCGCCACGCCCAGGCCGTCCAACTACGAGGAGGACCCGCAGGGCAAGGCGAACAAGTACGGCCAGTACCCGGCGCCCAACCCGGCCATGGCGGCGCAGCCCGCCAAGGGCCTCAAGAAGGCGGCCAATGGGCAGGCCAAGGGCGAGGACGGCAAGGACCTACACATGTTCGTGTGGAGCTCCAGCGCGTCGCCCGTGTCCGACGTGTTCGGCAATGGCGCCGCCGAGTACAACGACGCGGCCGCCGTCAAGGAGGTCCGCATGGCCGTCGCCTCCCCGCGCAAAG TTGCGGCGGACGGGAGGAAGGAGCGGGGCGAGGACTTCGCGGAGCGGGACGACTTCAGCTTCGGGAACAGGGGCGCGGCGGAGAGGGACGCGGAAGCCGGCGACgagaaggcggcggcggcggctgcggcTGCGCAGGGGAATGCAGGCGCCGTGGCGGCGCCCGCGGCGATGCCACCGACGAGCGTGATGACGCGGCTGATCCTCATCATGGTGTGGCGCAAACTCATCCGTAACCCCAACACCTACTCCAGCCTCATCGGCCTCATCTGGTCGCTCGTCTGCTTCAG GTGGAACTTCGAGATGCCGGCGATCATCCTCAAGTCCATCTCGATCCTCTCCGACGCCGGGCTCGGCATGGCCATGTTCAGCCTCG GGCTGTTCATGGCGCTGCAGCCACGGATAATCGCGTGCGGGAACAAGGTGGCCACGTTCGCCATGGCCGTGCGGTTCCTGACCGGCCCGGCCGTCATGGCCGCCGCCTCCTTTGCCGTCGGCCTCCGCGGCACGCTCCTCCACGTCGCCATCGTCCAG GCCGCGCTGCCGCAGGGCATTGTCCCCTTCGTGTTCGCCAAGGAGTACGGCGTGCACCCTGACATCCTCAGCACGGC AGTCATCTTCGGCATGCTCATCGCGCTGCCCATCACGCTGGTGTACTACATCCTGATGGGGCTGTGA